The Amycolatopsis sp. DG1A-15b genome contains the following window.
GACGGGCCGGGCGGGGCTTCGCAATCCCGCCATCACACGGGCTTGCGCAGCACGAGCGACTGGCTCATCACCGGGTACATCGCGGAGACGAGCACTTCCGGCAGCGACTTCACCACGTGCTCGAAGTCGAACTCCGGCGTGCCGAGCAGCTCCCGCGGGTCGCCGGTCTCCAGCTCCAGCCCGCTCGCCTCGATCAGCGCGCCGACGTCCTGGTTGATGCCCCACATGTTCTTCTCCAGCACGCCGAACGGCCGGAGGTCGAGGAAGGCGTCCACCGTCAGGACCAGCTTGCCGCCCGGCTTCAGCAGCCGCGTGCTCGCTCGCACGATGTCGGCGCCTTCGGCGAGGTCCACGTGCTCCAGGACGGACAGGCACAGCACCCGGTCGAACGACTCCGGCTCGAGGTCCGCGTCCTGCAGGCGGGCCGCGACCAGCTCGACGTCGGTCCCGAAGGTGGTGTTGAGCAGCTGGTGCTCGCGCGGCGACAGCGGCAGGTAGCCCGGGTCGGTCCAGACGTTGTAGTCCTCACGGGCCGACGGGTCGACGTTGACCACCGAGCAGCCTTCGAGCGCGGCGACGAACTGCAGGCCGCTCAGCCCGCTGCCGACGTCGAGCACCCGCATGCCCGGGGTGAACTCCGCGACGGCGAACGCCCACGGGTACTCGTGCGCCCGGGTGCCGCTCGCGTACTGGAAGGCGAACGGGCCGTAGTCCGGGTTCGCGGGATCGGCCAGCGCCTCCAGGGGCCGCTGCTGAGGCCGCTTGCCTTCGGCGAGCAGCCGCGCGGACCGGTGTCCGTAGGGCGCACCCCACTTCTCGTTCCACGCCTCGAACTCGGCGGGAAGATCCTTGCGTGCCAGCATGGTTCACCTCTCAGACGGTCGCGTGCTCACGTGCGGCCAGACGTTCCAGCACCGGCACGATCTCGGTGGGCGCGGGCTGGGCGTTGGCCTCGTCGGCCAGCCGCCGGGCGTCGTCGCGCCACTGGGGGGTCTGGAGCAGGTCGGTGACCAGCCCGCGGACGGTGTCGTGCCCGGCATCCTCGGGCAGCAGCACCGCGGCCGCCCCGGTCGGCGCCAGCTGGTTCGCCACGAACGCCTGGTCGGGGAACTGCGGCACGATCAGCTGCGGGACCCCGTTGACGACCCCGGTCATCGTGGTCCCGTTGCCGCCCTGGTGGATCATCAGGTCGCAGGTCGGCAGCAGCAGGTGCAGCGGCAGCGCGTCGACCACCCGGATGCCGTCGGGGATCGGGCCGAGGTGTTCGCGGTGCGAAGGCGCGACGGTCACGACGACCTCGGCGTCGATCCCGGCGACCGCCTCCAGCATCTGCCCGGCCAGCACCAGGTTCGGGTTCACCTTCGCCAGGGTGGTGCCCCAGGTGATGCAGACCCGGCGCCGGGCCGGCGGCTCCAGCAGCCACTGCGGCACCTCGGCCGGGCCGTTGTAGGCGATGTAGCGCATGAGCTGCTTGGGGTAGTCCGTC
Protein-coding sequences here:
- a CDS encoding methyltransferase domain-containing protein; translated protein: MLARKDLPAEFEAWNEKWGAPYGHRSARLLAEGKRPQQRPLEALADPANPDYGPFAFQYASGTRAHEYPWAFAVAEFTPGMRVLDVGSGLSGLQFVAALEGCSVVNVDPSAREDYNVWTDPGYLPLSPREHQLLNTTFGTDVELVAARLQDADLEPESFDRVLCLSVLEHVDLAEGADIVRASTRLLKPGGKLVLTVDAFLDLRPFGVLEKNMWGINQDVGALIEASGLELETGDPRELLGTPEFDFEHVVKSLPEVLVSAMYPVMSQSLVLRKPV
- a CDS encoding nucleotide disphospho-sugar-binding domain-containing protein; translated protein: MRVLFSAWAWPPHYYPMVPLAWALRNAGHEIRVAGPPALAEAITMSGQPAVEVGEDCDFSQLTRDTMHIDRDAPATVELWKQLRKPKGERALQMFADIAETMVDGLVEFARAWQPDLVVHGPTTYAGPIAAAAVGVPNVRVLMAPDIAYRGRDIEPVLLRGLAERFGVTEFSPQGTLTVDPCPPSIQLPTDYPKQLMRYIAYNGPAEVPQWLLEPPARRRVCITWGTTLAKVNPNLVLAGQMLEAVAGIDAEVVVTVAPSHREHLGPIPDGIRVVDALPLHLLLPTCDLMIHQGGNGTTMTGVVNGVPQLIVPQFPDQAFVANQLAPTGAAAVLLPEDAGHDTVRGLVTDLLQTPQWRDDARRLADEANAQPAPTEIVPVLERLAAREHATV